The Falco peregrinus isolate bFalPer1 chromosome 9, bFalPer1.pri, whole genome shotgun sequence genome includes a window with the following:
- the LOC101911126 gene encoding olfactory receptor 5AS1-like — MPEENRTALTEFVLLGFTDRLEVEIPLFGLFLLIYAITLVGNVGLVMLVQLNASLHTPMYYFLSNLSFLDLSCSSAIAPKMLVNLLAQQKTVSLVGCATQMFLFAAFTDAECLILAVMAYDRYMAICHPLLYTIAMSRRVCTSMVAGAYLSGGLTSLVHTSFTFTLSFCGSNVINHFFCDIPPLLEISCSNTHLNEVLLFTLCGFIQTSSFLTIAISYACILSTILRIHVAASRHKAFYTCTSHLMSIGLFYGSLLFTYLRPSSSYTLDTDKVVSAFYTVVFPMLNPLIYSLRNKEVKDALRRTAERRVFSQ, encoded by the coding sequence ATGCCTGAAGAAAACCGCACCGCACTGACCGAGTTCGTTCTCTTGGGTTTCACGGATCGCCTAGAGGTGGAGATACCCCTGTTTGGGCTCTTCCTACTCATCTATGCCATCACTTTGGTGGGGAATGTTGGTCTCGTCATGCTTGTCCAACTCAATGCCAGTCTTCATACCCCCATGTACTATTTCCTAAGCAATTTATCTTTCTTAGACCTTAGCTGTTCATCTGCCATTGCTCCCAAGATGCTGGTAAACCTCTTAGCACAGCAGAAGACAGTTTCTTTAGTTGGCTGTGCGACACAGATGTTTCTCTTTGCTGCCTTCACTGACGCAGAGTGCCTCATTTTGGCTGTGatggcctatgaccgctacATGGCCATATGTCACCCTCTCCTCTACACCATTGCCATGTCCCGCAGGGTCTGCACCTCCATGGTGGCTGGGGCTTATCTCAGCGGGGGTCTGACCTCACTGGTGCACACGTCTTTCACATTCACACTGTCGTTTTGTGGTTCCAACGTGATCAACCATTTCTTCTGTGATATTCCCCCGCTGCTAGAGATCTCCTGCTCCAACACACATCTCAACGAGGTTCTCCTCTTCACCCTGTGCGGCTTTATACAAACCAGCAGCTTCCTGACCATTGCCATCTCCTACGCCTGCATCCTCAGTACCATCCTGCGGATCCACGTGGCAGCTAGCAGGCACAAAGCCTTCTACACCTGCACCTCCCATCTGATGTCCATTGGGTTATTCTATGGCTCCCTCCTCTTCACATATTTACGGCCCAGCTCCAGCTACACACTGGACACGGACAAAGTGGTCTCTGCATTTTATACTGTTGTCTTTCCCATGCTGAACCCCCTGATTTATAGCCTGCGGAACAAAGAGGTGAAGGATGCCTTAAGGCgaacagcagagagaagagtgTTTTCTCAGTGA